The following coding sequences are from one Streptomyces dengpaensis window:
- a CDS encoding ABC transporter permease: MSTPPQDQRPEGEHEVKGLAFRDNGAGEGVGVGESVGSGEGKAAGPGEAGALGEAEDEVPPAAVALKPRIGWQKLTFLPAVLVAVLLATWLWFQQADLDVISENALSGGRVSKALWQHIQLTVISTFFVLIIAIPLGILLTRKAFRKLTPVAMTIANMGQATPAIGLLALLVIWLGTGQKSALIGITIYAILPVLANTIAGLKANDPTLLEAARGIGMSPLAILGRVELPLAVPLILAGVRTALVLNVGTATLATFGGGGGLGVLITTGITTQRMPVLVLGSVLTVTLALLVDWLASLAELLMRPRGLEVES, translated from the coding sequence GTGAGCACACCGCCTCAGGATCAGCGGCCCGAGGGCGAGCACGAGGTCAAAGGTCTCGCCTTCCGGGACAACGGCGCCGGTGAGGGCGTGGGTGTCGGTGAGAGCGTGGGCTCCGGTGAGGGGAAGGCCGCGGGCCCGGGCGAGGCCGGGGCCCTGGGCGAGGCCGAGGACGAGGTCCCGCCGGCCGCCGTCGCGCTCAAGCCCCGGATCGGCTGGCAGAAGCTGACCTTCCTGCCCGCCGTGCTGGTGGCCGTTCTGCTGGCCACCTGGCTGTGGTTCCAGCAGGCGGACCTCGACGTGATCTCCGAGAACGCGCTGTCGGGCGGACGGGTGTCCAAGGCCCTGTGGCAGCACATCCAACTGACCGTGATCTCGACCTTCTTCGTGCTGATCATCGCCATCCCGCTGGGCATCCTGCTCACCCGCAAGGCGTTCCGGAAGCTGACCCCCGTCGCGATGACCATCGCCAACATGGGGCAGGCCACCCCCGCGATCGGCCTCCTCGCGCTCCTGGTCATCTGGCTCGGCACCGGCCAGAAGTCGGCCCTGATCGGCATCACCATCTACGCCATCCTGCCGGTCCTCGCCAACACGATCGCGGGCCTGAAGGCCAACGACCCCACGCTCCTGGAGGCGGCACGGGGCATCGGCATGTCCCCCCTCGCGATTCTCGGACGCGTCGAACTCCCGCTGGCCGTCCCGCTGATCCTCGCGGGTGTGCGGACGGCCCTCGTCCTGAACGTGGGCACGGCGACCCTCGCCACCTTCGGCGGCGGAGGCGGTCTCGGCGTCCTCATCACCACCGGCATCACCACCCAGCGCATGCCCGTCCTGGTCCTCGGCTCGGTCCTCACGGTGACGCTGGCGCTGCTGGTGGACTGGCTCGCGTCGCTGGCGGAACTGCTGATGAGGCCACGGGGGTTGGAGGTGGAGTCGTGA
- a CDS encoding betaine/proline/choline family ABC transporter ATP-binding protein (Members of the family are the ATP-binding subunit of ABC transporters for substrates such as betaine, L-proline or other amino acids, choline, carnitine, etc. The substrate specificity is best determined from the substrate-binding subunit, rather than this subunit, as it interacts with the permease subunit and not with substrate directly.), with protein MQLENLTKRYPGSKEPAVDSVNMEINAGELVAFVGPSGCGKSTTLKMINRLIEPTGGRIRIGGEDVTDMDPVKLRRHVGYAIQSSGLFPHMTVGQNIALVPKMLGWSKSRITSRVEEMLDLVGLDPGEFHGRYPRQLSGGQQQRVGVARALAADPPVLLMDEPFGAVDPITRDHLQDELIRLQHELHKTIVFVTHDFDEAIKLGDRIAVLRERSHIAQFDTPEAILTNPADDFVSGFVGAGAALKRLNLSRVRDVEVTDYPTVTLDDPLQQIFNKLRTSGTNEILLLDRRGRPYKWLRRGDLMRARGSLARAGTLVHDTVTRDATLRDALEAVLTDATGRVAVTGRRGEYIGVVDMETLLNSVHELLELDRLEAMEHQHELEETRAQQTHFEQEGDGGEKKA; from the coding sequence ATCCAGCTGGAGAACCTCACCAAGCGCTATCCGGGCAGCAAGGAGCCCGCCGTGGACAGCGTCAACATGGAGATCAACGCGGGAGAACTGGTCGCCTTCGTGGGCCCGTCCGGGTGCGGGAAGTCCACGACCCTGAAGATGATCAACCGGTTGATCGAGCCGACGGGCGGCCGCATCCGCATCGGCGGCGAGGACGTCACCGACATGGACCCGGTGAAGCTGCGCCGTCATGTCGGGTACGCGATCCAGTCGTCCGGGCTCTTCCCGCACATGACGGTCGGCCAGAACATCGCCCTCGTACCGAAGATGCTCGGCTGGTCCAAGTCGAGGATCACATCGCGGGTCGAGGAGATGCTCGATCTCGTCGGGCTCGATCCGGGCGAGTTCCACGGCCGCTATCCGCGCCAGCTCTCCGGCGGCCAGCAGCAACGCGTGGGCGTGGCAAGGGCGTTGGCGGCCGACCCGCCCGTCCTGCTCATGGACGAACCCTTCGGCGCGGTGGACCCGATCACCCGGGACCACCTCCAGGACGAGCTGATCCGGCTCCAGCACGAACTGCACAAGACGATCGTCTTCGTCACCCACGACTTCGACGAGGCGATCAAGCTCGGCGACCGGATCGCGGTCCTGCGCGAGCGCTCGCACATCGCGCAGTTCGACACGCCGGAGGCGATCCTCACCAACCCGGCCGACGACTTCGTGTCGGGGTTCGTGGGCGCGGGCGCCGCCCTGAAGCGGCTCAACCTCAGCCGCGTACGGGATGTGGAGGTCACCGACTATCCGACGGTGACCTTGGACGACCCGCTTCAGCAGATCTTCAACAAGCTCCGCACCAGCGGTACGAACGAGATCCTGCTGCTCGACAGGCGCGGCCGCCCCTACAAGTGGCTGCGCCGCGGCGACCTCATGCGGGCCAGGGGCTCACTGGCCCGGGCGGGCACGCTGGTCCACGACACGGTGACCAGGGACGCGACCTTGCGGGACGCGCTGGAGGCGGTCCTCACGGACGCCACGGGCCGGGTCGCGGTCACCGGGCGGCGCGGCGAGTACATCGGGGTCGTCGACATGGAGACGCTGTTGAACTCCGTGCACGAACTCCTGGAGCTCGACCGGCTGGAGGCGATGGAGCACCAGCATGAGCTGGAGGAGACGCGGGCCCAGCAGACCCACTTCGAGCAGGAAGGCGACGGAGGGGAGAAGAAGGCGTGA
- a CDS encoding ABC transporter permease gives MNFWEYLSGRHQQLLAEAYQHASAVFQCMVVATAIGVLIGAVTYRSEWAGNLATVTTSTILTIPSLAMIGLLIPIVGLGVPPTVTALTLYGLLPIVRNAIVGLRGVDPSLVDAARGIGMSRLACLVRVELPLAWPPILTGIRISTQMLMGIAAIAAYASGPGLGNEIFRGIASLGSKNALNQVLAGTLGIIVLALLFDAVYVALGRLTIPRGIRV, from the coding sequence GTGAACTTCTGGGAGTACCTGAGCGGCCGCCACCAGCAGCTGCTCGCGGAGGCCTACCAGCACGCCAGCGCGGTCTTCCAGTGCATGGTCGTCGCGACGGCCATCGGCGTCCTGATCGGTGCCGTCACCTACCGCAGCGAGTGGGCCGGCAACCTCGCCACGGTCACCACCTCCACCATCCTGACCATCCCCTCGCTCGCCATGATCGGTCTGCTGATCCCGATCGTGGGCCTGGGCGTACCGCCGACGGTGACCGCGCTGACGCTGTACGGGCTGCTGCCGATCGTGCGCAACGCGATCGTGGGTCTGCGCGGGGTCGATCCCTCGCTGGTCGACGCGGCGCGCGGTATCGGGATGTCCCGCCTCGCGTGCCTCGTGCGCGTCGAGCTGCCGCTGGCCTGGCCGCCGATCCTCACCGGCATCCGGATCTCCACCCAGATGCTGATGGGCATCGCGGCGATCGCGGCGTACGCCTCCGGACCCGGCCTCGGCAACGAGATCTTCCGCGGCATCGCCTCCCTGGGCAGCAAGAACGCGCTCAACCAGGTACTCGCGGGCACGCTCGGGATCATCGTCCTGGCGCTGCTGTTCGACGCCGTGTACGTCGCCCTCGGGCGGTTGACGATTCCGAGGGGGATTCGTGTCTGA
- a CDS encoding Lrp/AsnC family transcriptional regulator, with product MAIDHLDGRLIVLLAEEPRIGVLEMSRRLGVARGTVQARLDRLQSNGVIRGFGPQVDPAALGYPVTAFATLQIRQGQGPDVRGHLASVPEVLELLTTTGTGDMLCRLVARSNADLQRVIDRVVGFDGIVRASTAIVMENPVPLRIIPLVEQAATEH from the coding sequence ATGGCGATCGATCATCTGGACGGCAGACTCATTGTCCTGCTCGCCGAGGAACCCCGCATCGGCGTCCTGGAGATGTCCCGGCGGCTCGGGGTCGCGCGCGGCACGGTGCAGGCCCGACTGGACCGGCTTCAGTCGAACGGAGTCATCCGGGGGTTCGGGCCGCAGGTGGATCCCGCGGCGCTCGGCTATCCCGTCACCGCCTTCGCCACCCTGCAGATCCGGCAGGGGCAAGGCCCGGACGTACGGGGCCACTTGGCGAGCGTGCCCGAGGTCCTTGAGCTGCTCACCACGACCGGCACCGGGGACATGCTGTGCCGGCTGGTGGCCCGCTCGAACGCCGATCTCCAACGGGTGATCGACCGGGTTGTCGGTTTTGATGGAATCGTCCGGGCCTCCACGGCGATCGTCATGGAGAATCCCGTTCCGCTGCGGATCATCCCGTTGGTGGAGCAGGCGGCGACCGAGCACTGA
- the hppD gene encoding 4-hydroxyphenylpyruvate dioxygenase — protein sequence MTQTTHHTPDTARQADPFPVKGMDAVVFAVGNAKQAAHYYSTAFGMRLVAYSGPENGSRETASYVLENGSARFVLTSVIKAATPWGHFLAEHVAAHGDGVVDLAIEVPDARRAYAYAVEHGARSLAEPYEIKDEYGTVVLAEIATYGQTRHTLVERTGYEGPYLPGFVAAAPIVEPPAHRTFQAIDHCVGNVELGHMNEWVGFYNKVMGFTNMKEFVGDDIATEYSALMSKVVADGTLKVKFPINEPAVAKKKSQIDEYLEFYGGAGVQHIALNTNDIVETVRTMRAAGVQFLDTPDSYYDTLGEWVGDTRVPVETLRELKILADRDEDGYLLQIFTKPVQDRPTVFFEIIERHGSMGFGKGNFKALFEAIEREQEKRGNL from the coding sequence ATGACGCAGACCACACACCACACCCCCGACACCGCGCGGCAGGCAGACCCCTTCCCGGTCAAGGGAATGGACGCGGTCGTCTTCGCCGTCGGCAACGCCAAGCAGGCCGCGCACTACTACTCCACCGCCTTCGGCATGCGACTCGTGGCCTACTCCGGACCGGAGAACGGCAGCCGCGAGACGGCGTCGTACGTCCTCGAGAACGGCTCGGCGCGCTTCGTCCTCACCTCCGTGATCAAGGCCGCCACCCCCTGGGGCCACTTCCTCGCCGAGCACGTGGCCGCGCACGGCGACGGCGTCGTCGACCTCGCCATCGAGGTCCCGGACGCGCGCCGTGCGTACGCGTACGCCGTCGAGCACGGCGCCCGCTCGCTCGCCGAGCCGTACGAGATCAAGGACGAGTACGGCACGGTCGTCCTCGCGGAGATCGCCACGTACGGCCAGACCCGCCACACGCTCGTCGAGCGCACGGGCTACGAGGGCCCCTACCTCCCCGGCTTCGTGGCCGCCGCCCCGATCGTCGAGCCCCCCGCCCACCGCACCTTCCAGGCCATCGACCACTGCGTGGGCAACGTCGAACTCGGCCACATGAACGAATGGGTCGGCTTCTACAACAAGGTCATGGGCTTCACGAACATGAAGGAGTTCGTGGGCGACGACATCGCGACCGAGTACAGCGCGCTGATGTCGAAGGTCGTCGCCGACGGCACGCTCAAGGTCAAGTTCCCGATCAACGAGCCCGCCGTCGCCAAGAAGAAGTCCCAGATCGACGAGTACCTGGAGTTCTACGGCGGCGCGGGCGTCCAGCACATCGCGCTCAACACGAACGACATCGTCGAGACCGTACGCACCATGCGCGCGGCCGGAGTCCAGTTCCTCGACACCCCGGACTCGTACTACGACACCCTCGGCGAGTGGGTCGGCGACACGCGCGTGCCCGTCGAGACGCTGCGCGAGCTGAAGATCCTCGCCGACCGCGACGAGGACGGCTATCTGCTGCAGATCTTCACCAAGCCGGTCCAGGACCGTCCGACCGTCTTCTTCGAGATCATCGAACGGCACGGCTCGATGGGCTTCGGCAAGGGCAACTTCAAGGCTCTCTTCGAGGCGATCGAACGCGAGCAGGAGAAGCGCGGCAACCTGTAG
- a CDS encoding tetratricopeptide repeat protein, producing the protein MQTEERQPVLTGLQPQEPSGRRPRLSPVAQRALIGVVVGGIVLGGVLVLLPTREAVPPAPAPGSPARAKTAVAAGAPVALRDLAALIADRKAHLRAHPRDEQAWAVLGSAYVERARRTATPAYYPKAEKALLNSLRSNPMGNAAALDGLAALANARGDFRTAKKWGETALKEAPERWTTYPLLIDAYTGLGDYKATRKALEKLQKLRSGPAVKARASRVYWNLGWREDAAASIADAVVGAATPTEQAVFLQQAGDLAWERGDARRSLRYFEAALRADPDEHGARAGQGRALAALGRTSEALRAYRTALAKRPAPRYALELGELYQRLGLDGEARAQYDLLRERVRQENARGVDDELILGLLEADHGDPLVAVERLRAEWKRHPGIPVADALGWALHRAGNNEEAITFAMKTMDKEHGGTVRSALYVYHRGQIERDLGLTGPARRHLTEALRINPYFSPLLAPAAHEALSVLGEPPEEAPPAPPTTPAPVVTPTTPAPVVTPVTPAPAPAPRSSAPR; encoded by the coding sequence ATGCAGACAGAAGAGCGACAGCCGGTCCTGACCGGGCTGCAGCCCCAGGAGCCCTCCGGGCGGCGGCCGCGGCTCTCCCCCGTCGCCCAGCGCGCGCTGATCGGCGTGGTCGTGGGCGGGATCGTCCTCGGCGGTGTGCTGGTGCTGCTGCCGACGCGGGAGGCCGTGCCGCCGGCGCCCGCGCCGGGTTCGCCGGCCCGGGCGAAGACGGCGGTGGCTGCCGGGGCGCCCGTCGCGCTGCGCGATCTGGCGGCGCTCATCGCGGACCGCAAGGCCCATCTGCGGGCCCATCCGCGCGACGAGCAGGCGTGGGCGGTGCTCGGCAGCGCGTATGTGGAGCGGGCGCGGCGGACCGCGACGCCCGCGTACTACCCGAAGGCCGAGAAGGCGCTGCTCAATTCGCTGAGGAGCAACCCCATGGGGAACGCGGCGGCGCTCGACGGCCTGGCGGCGCTGGCCAACGCGCGGGGCGACTTCCGGACGGCGAAGAAATGGGGCGAGACGGCGCTGAAGGAGGCGCCGGAGCGGTGGACGACGTATCCGCTGCTGATCGACGCCTACACCGGCCTCGGGGACTACAAGGCCACCCGCAAGGCCCTCGAGAAGCTGCAGAAGCTGCGCTCTGGCCCTGCGGTGAAGGCACGCGCCTCGCGCGTCTACTGGAACCTCGGCTGGCGCGAGGACGCGGCGGCCTCGATCGCGGACGCGGTGGTGGGCGCGGCGACGCCCACTGAGCAGGCGGTCTTTCTGCAGCAGGCCGGTGACCTGGCGTGGGAGCGCGGGGACGCACGGCGGTCGCTGCGCTACTTCGAGGCCGCGCTGCGCGCCGACCCCGACGAGCACGGCGCCCGCGCCGGGCAGGGGCGCGCGCTGGCGGCGCTCGGGCGCACGTCGGAGGCGCTGCGCGCGTACCGGACGGCGCTCGCCAAGCGGCCCGCGCCGCGGTACGCGCTGGAGTTGGGCGAGCTGTACCAGCGACTGGGGCTCGACGGGGAGGCGCGTGCGCAGTACGACCTGCTGCGGGAGCGGGTGCGGCAGGAGAACGCCAGGGGTGTGGACGACGAGCTGATCCTCGGGCTCCTCGAGGCGGACCACGGTGACCCGTTGGTGGCGGTGGAGCGGCTGCGCGCCGAGTGGAAGCGGCATCCCGGCATTCCCGTCGCGGACGCGCTGGGCTGGGCGCTGCACAGGGCCGGGAACAACGAGGAAGCGATCACGTTCGCCATGAAGACCATGGACAAGGAGCACGGGGGCACCGTGCGCAGTGCGCTGTACGTCTACCACCGGGGCCAGATCGAACGCGACCTGGGGCTCACCGGACCGGCCCGCCGTCACCTGACCGAGGCGCTCCGGATCAACCCGTACTTCTCGCCCTTGCTCGCCCCCGCGGCCCACGAGGCGCTGTCGGTCCTGGGCGAGCCACCCGAGGAGGCCCCGCCCGCGCCGCCCACGACGCCCGCGCCGGTGGTGACGCCCACGACGCCCGCGCCGGTGGTGACGCCCGTGACGCCCGCGCCGGCACCGGCCCCGAGGAGCTCGGCGCCACGCTGA
- a CDS encoding FAD-binding oxidoreductase: MIMSRIEAPRDEDAAVTGNLVDRLLSGLPTEAVVVDPDVTVSYANDMASFCPSGTPAVVVLPRTVEQVQHVMRTATELRVPVVPQGARTGLSGAANASDGCIVLSLTKMDRILEINPVDRIAVVEPGVINATLSRAVGEHGLYYPPDPSSWEMCTIGGNIGTASGGLCCVKYGVTAEYVLGLDVVLADGRLMSTGRRTAKGVAGYDLTRLFVGSEGSLGIVVRAILALKPQPPQQLVLAAEFASVRAACDAVCRIMEGGHVPSLLELMDRTTVKAVNDMAHMGLPETTEALLLAAFDTHDPAADLAAVGALCEAAGATQVVPAEDTAESELLLQARRLSLTALEAVKGTTMIDDVCVPRSRLGDMLEGIERVAEKYALTIGVCAHAGDGNTHPTVCFDASDPDESRRARESFDEIMALGLELGGTITGEHGVGVLKKEWLAREIGPVGVEMQRAIKTTFDPLGILNPGKLF; encoded by the coding sequence GTGATCATGAGCCGTATCGAAGCGCCGCGCGATGAAGACGCGGCAGTCACCGGCAACCTCGTCGACCGTCTGCTGAGCGGTCTGCCCACCGAAGCCGTCGTCGTCGACCCCGACGTCACGGTCTCCTACGCCAACGACATGGCCAGTTTCTGTCCGTCCGGCACCCCGGCGGTGGTCGTGCTCCCGCGCACCGTCGAGCAGGTCCAGCACGTCATGCGCACCGCGACCGAGCTGCGCGTGCCGGTCGTCCCGCAGGGCGCCCGCACCGGCCTGTCGGGCGCCGCCAACGCCTCCGACGGCTGCATCGTGCTGTCCCTGACGAAGATGGACCGGATCCTGGAGATCAACCCGGTCGACCGCATCGCCGTCGTCGAACCGGGCGTCATCAACGCCACGCTCTCCCGCGCCGTGGGCGAACACGGCCTGTACTACCCGCCGGACCCCTCCAGCTGGGAGATGTGCACGATCGGCGGCAACATCGGCACGGCCTCCGGCGGCCTGTGCTGCGTGAAGTACGGGGTCACGGCCGAGTACGTCCTCGGCCTCGACGTCGTCCTCGCCGACGGCCGCCTCATGTCCACCGGGCGCCGGACCGCCAAGGGAGTCGCCGGGTACGACCTCACCCGCCTGTTCGTGGGATCGGAGGGCTCGCTCGGCATCGTCGTACGGGCGATCCTGGCCCTGAAGCCGCAGCCGCCCCAGCAGCTGGTGCTGGCCGCCGAGTTCGCGTCGGTGCGCGCCGCCTGCGACGCCGTGTGCCGGATCATGGAGGGCGGGCACGTACCGTCCCTCCTGGAACTCATGGACCGTACGACGGTCAAGGCCGTCAACGACATGGCCCACATGGGCCTCCCGGAGACCACCGAGGCCCTGCTCCTCGCCGCGTTCGACACGCACGACCCGGCCGCCGACCTCGCGGCGGTCGGCGCGCTGTGCGAGGCCGCGGGCGCCACCCAGGTCGTCCCGGCGGAGGACACGGCCGAGTCCGAACTCCTCCTCCAGGCGCGGCGGTTGTCGCTCACCGCGCTCGAAGCGGTCAAGGGCACGACGATGATCGACGACGTGTGCGTGCCGCGCTCCCGGCTCGGCGACATGCTCGAAGGGATCGAGCGCGTCGCCGAGAAGTACGCCCTGACCATCGGGGTCTGCGCGCACGCGGGCGACGGCAACACACACCCCACCGTCTGCTTCGACGCGTCCGACCCCGACGAGTCCCGGCGCGCCCGCGAGTCCTTCGACGAGATCATGGCCCTCGGCCTCGAACTCGGCGGCACGATCACCGGCGAGCACGGCGTGGGCGTCCTGAAGAAGGAGTGGCTGGCGCGCGAGATCGGCCCGGTGGGAGTGGAGATGCAGCGGGCGATCAAGACGACGTTCGACCCGCTGGGCATCCTGAACCCGGGCAAGCTCTTCTGA
- a CDS encoding SsgA family sporulation/cell division regulator, whose protein sequence is MHSMVERELEVKLVLSPERSIPVPARLSYRTDDPYAVHITFHISSEHPVHWTFARELLVEGVFRPCGHGDVRVWPTNVAGRTVVLMALTSPDGDALLEAPAAQVSAWLERTLRAVSPGSEVEQLGIDDGLAELLTPLPADDLWLRDPWPSDESKGGE, encoded by the coding sequence ATGCACTCCATGGTGGAACGCGAACTCGAGGTCAAGCTCGTCCTGTCGCCCGAGCGCAGCATCCCCGTCCCGGCGCGGCTCAGTTACCGCACCGACGATCCGTACGCCGTCCACATCACCTTCCACATCAGCTCCGAGCATCCCGTCCACTGGACCTTCGCCCGCGAACTGCTCGTCGAGGGGGTGTTCCGGCCGTGCGGGCACGGCGACGTGCGGGTGTGGCCGACGAACGTCGCCGGCCGCACCGTCGTCCTGATGGCGCTGACATCGCCCGACGGAGACGCCCTGCTCGAAGCGCCTGCCGCACAGGTGTCCGCCTGGCTGGAGCGCACCCTGCGGGCGGTCTCGCCGGGCTCTGAGGTCGAGCAGCTCGGCATCGACGACGGCCTCGCCGAGCTGCTCACTCCGCTCCCGGCCGACGACCTGTGGCTGCGCGACCCGTGGCCGTCGGACGAGTCGAAGGGCGGTGAGTGA